The Plasmodium brasilianum strain Bolivian I chromosome 14, whole genome shotgun sequence genome contains a region encoding:
- a CDS encoding malonyl CoA-acyl carrier protein transacylase — MHLRNRLLLLLLVKTILWNSKNSESFILKRKETVVIGSTGNRNNKKNIRRRLIKEESIGNETEQILTSSENEHYIRNKLKEFEKYRIESYSSKYTFFFPGQGEQYISMGLDTYNNCKQSKEIYDRASKILGYNLMDVIKNGPIEKLKNSEIAQPSIYTVSIAAYEKLKYENNEALMKLNLCMGYSLGEYSALTCSESLPFEEGVYLTKERGKAMQNCAKLYDMTTVAIVGLTLDTIYKLIEDVNKEMKDDIFIVSYMTDKKFGLCGKPQSMEYLNKLAKEKYKAIFTKKLQISGAFHSSYMFPARKTLENVLNQINFKKLKVPVLSNVDGNAYDDPSIIKQLLLLQLTSPIKINSCLQNILKYGYECGYELGPGTINSNLLKDVSQKKKTAIPYI, encoded by the coding sequence ATGCACTTAAGAAACCGtcttttgttattattactagtaaaaacaatattatgGAACTCGAAAAATAGTGAAagtttcattttaaaaaggaaagagaCAGTTGTAATTGGATCAACAGGAAATCGGaacaataaaaagaatattagaAGAAGGCTAATAAAAGAGGAAAGTATTGGCAATGAAACAGAACAAATTTTGACATCATCAGAAAACGAAcattatataagaaataaattaaaagaatttgaaaaatatagaatagAATCATATAGCTCCaaatacacttttttttttccaggACAAGGAGaacaatatatatctatggGTTTAGATacttataataattgtaagcaatcaaaagaaatatatgatCGTGCAAGTAAAATTTTGGGTTATAATTTAATGgatgtaattaaaaatggaccaatagaaaaattaaaaaattcagaAATTGCACAGCCATCTATTTATACAGTATCTATTGCTGcgtatgaaaaattaaaatatgaaaataatgaagcaCTTATGAAATTAAACTTATGTATGGGTTATTCATTAGGGGAATATTCCGCTTTAACATGTTCAGAATCCTTACCTTTTGAAGAAGGGgtatatttaacaaaagaAAGAGGAAAAGCTATGCAAAATTGTGCAAAATTGTATGATATGACAACAGTTGCAATTGTTGGATTAACATTAGAtactatttataaattaatagaagatgttaataaagaaatgaaagatgatatttttattgttagtTATATGacagataaaaaatttggatTATGTGGAAAACCACAAAGTATGGAATACCTTAATAAATTggcaaaagaaaaatataaagctatttttacaaaaaaattacaaatatctGGTGCATTCCACTCATCTTATATGTTCCCAGCTAGGAAAACATTagaaaatgtattaaatcaaataaattttaaaaagttaaaagtCCCTGTCTTGTCAAATGTAGATGGCAATGCATATGATGACCCCTCTATAATTAAACAGTTGTTGCTTCTCCAGTTAACTAGTcccataaaaataaatagctgtttacaaaatattttaaaatatggcTATGAATGTGGTTATGAATTAGGACCAGGTACTATTAACTCGAACCTTTTAAAAGATGTatcccaaaaaaaaaaaactgctATTCCTTATATATGA